A stretch of Rhizobium sp. TH2 DNA encodes these proteins:
- a CDS encoding methylenetetrahydrofolate reductase C-terminal domain-containing protein: protein MADAKPGNASPGAKAKAGAYTPSGVSAIGRRKRSYSIRLWSVRHSRMLEWFYAKFADMFLALHPLWNKIGYGRVEAPIKFVEKRVKGLMFDCRMCGQCVLSSTGMSCPMNCPKQLRNGPCGGVRANGNCEVEPDMPCVWVKAWEGSRNMVHGDKIMDVQKPVDQSLRETSAWLRVTALAAADRDAVIKKDA from the coding sequence ATGGCTGACGCCAAGCCTGGCAATGCTAGTCCCGGCGCGAAGGCCAAGGCCGGCGCCTACACGCCATCAGGCGTATCGGCGATCGGCCGCCGCAAGCGCAGCTATTCGATCCGGCTGTGGTCCGTCCGCCATTCCAGGATGCTCGAATGGTTCTACGCCAAGTTTGCCGACATGTTCTTGGCTCTCCATCCGCTGTGGAACAAGATCGGCTACGGCCGGGTCGAGGCTCCGATCAAATTCGTCGAAAAGCGGGTCAAGGGCCTGATGTTTGACTGTCGCATGTGCGGCCAGTGCGTGCTGTCCTCGACGGGCATGAGCTGTCCGATGAACTGTCCCAAGCAGCTCCGCAATGGTCCGTGCGGAGGCGTTCGGGCAAACGGAAATTGTGAGGTCGAACCCGACATGCCGTGTGTGTGGGTCAAGGCCTGGGAAGGATCGCGCAACATGGTGCATGGCGACAAGATCATGGACGTGCAGAAGCCGGTCGATCAGTCGCTGCGCGAAACCTCGGCCTGGCTGCGTGTGACCGCGCTTGCCGCCGCCGACCGCGATGCCGTGATCAAGAAGGACGCCTGA
- a CDS encoding methylenetetrahydrofolate reductase, producing the protein MVHIDENPLGPHLPLDPLPGHSSLGRLERVLRRGEFAVTAELNPPDSANPEDVYERAAIFEGWVDGINAVDASGANCHMSSVGICALLTRMGHAPIMQIACRDKNRIAIQGDVLGAAAMGVANIMCLTGDGVQAGDQPGAKPVFDLDSMSLLETVRIMRDNSKFLSGRKLTTPPKVFLGAAVNPFAPPYDFRALQLGKKIEAGAQFVQSQYCFDIPMFKDFMKRVVDLGLHEKCFILVGVGPMASAKTAKWIRSNVPGIHIPDSVIARLEGAQDQKKEGKQLCIDIINEVKEIEGVSGIHVMAYRQEEYVSEIVHESGVLKGRTPWKRTPRSDMREMLEETPDTLVDHSMD; encoded by the coding sequence ATGGTTCATATCGACGAAAATCCGCTCGGCCCGCACCTGCCGCTCGACCCCCTGCCCGGCCATTCCTCCCTCGGCAGGCTGGAACGCGTTCTGCGCCGGGGTGAATTCGCCGTCACCGCCGAACTCAATCCGCCCGACAGTGCCAATCCGGAGGATGTCTATGAGCGAGCCGCGATCTTCGAGGGCTGGGTGGATGGCATCAACGCCGTGGATGCCTCGGGCGCCAACTGCCACATGTCGTCGGTCGGCATCTGCGCGCTGCTGACCCGCATGGGCCATGCGCCGATCATGCAGATCGCCTGCCGCGACAAGAACCGCATCGCCATCCAGGGCGACGTGCTTGGCGCGGCGGCGATGGGCGTCGCCAACATCATGTGCCTGACGGGCGATGGGGTACAGGCCGGCGACCAGCCGGGCGCCAAGCCGGTCTTCGACCTCGACAGCATGTCGCTGCTCGAGACCGTGCGGATCATGCGCGACAATTCGAAATTCCTCTCGGGCCGCAAGCTGACGACGCCGCCGAAGGTATTTCTGGGTGCCGCTGTCAACCCGTTCGCGCCCCCCTACGACTTCCGGGCACTCCAGTTGGGCAAGAAGATCGAGGCAGGAGCACAATTCGTGCAGAGCCAGTATTGCTTCGACATTCCTATGTTCAAGGATTTCATGAAGCGGGTTGTCGATCTCGGACTGCACGAAAAATGCTTCATCCTGGTCGGCGTCGGCCCGATGGCATCGGCGAAGACCGCCAAATGGATCCGGTCGAACGTGCCGGGCATCCACATTCCCGATTCCGTGATCGCGCGCCTCGAAGGCGCCCAGGACCAGAAGAAGGAAGGCAAGCAGCTCTGCATCGACATCATCAACGAGGTCAAGGAAATCGAGGGCGTTTCGGGCATCCATGTCATGGCCTACCGCCAGGAAGAATACGTCTCCGAGATCGTCCATGAATCCGGTGTCTTGAAGGGCCGCACGCCCTGGAAGCGGACGCCGCGCAGCGACATGCGCGAGATGCTGGAAGAAACCCCGGACACGCTCGTCGATCACTCGATGGATTGA
- a CDS encoding methyltetrahydrofolate cobalamin methyltransferase, with product MTRTIVASATREIIIGFDQPFCVIGERINPTGRKKLAAEMIEGNFDTVIRDALEQVAAGATMLDVNAGVTSVNPNETEPGLLVKTLEIVQGLVDVPLAIDSSVSAAIEAALKVAKGRPLVNSVTGEEEKLEAILPLCAKYNVPVVAISNDETGISMDPDVRFAVAKKIVERAMDYGIKPEDVVVDPLVMPIGALGDAGRQVFALLRRLREELKVNTTCGLSNISFGLPHRHGINGGFIPMVIGAGMTSAIMNPCRPQEMEAVRAANVLNGTDPNCTHWIKTYRDYKPAEGGAAQAPTPAASSAAPGRRGGRAARTGGASA from the coding sequence ATGACCCGCACTATCGTCGCCTCCGCAACCCGGGAAATCATCATCGGCTTCGACCAGCCGTTTTGCGTGATCGGGGAGCGCATCAACCCGACCGGCCGCAAGAAGCTTGCCGCCGAAATGATCGAAGGCAATTTCGACACCGTGATCAGGGATGCGCTCGAACAGGTCGCCGCGGGCGCGACCATGCTCGACGTCAATGCCGGCGTCACCTCGGTCAATCCGAACGAGACCGAGCCGGGCCTGCTGGTCAAGACGCTTGAGATCGTGCAGGGACTGGTGGACGTACCGCTCGCGATCGACTCCTCGGTCTCCGCCGCCATCGAAGCCGCGCTCAAGGTTGCCAAGGGCCGCCCGCTGGTCAATTCGGTGACCGGCGAGGAGGAAAAGCTCGAAGCCATCCTGCCGCTCTGCGCCAAGTACAATGTTCCCGTCGTCGCGATCTCCAATGACGAAACCGGCATTTCGATGGACCCGGACGTCCGCTTCGCCGTCGCCAAGAAGATCGTCGAGCGCGCCATGGACTACGGCATCAAGCCGGAAGACGTCGTCGTCGATCCGCTCGTCATGCCGATTGGCGCGCTGGGCGATGCCGGCCGCCAGGTGTTCGCGCTGCTCCGCCGTCTGCGTGAGGAACTCAAGGTCAACACCACCTGCGGCCTCTCCAACATCTCCTTCGGCCTGCCGCACCGCCACGGCATCAACGGCGGCTTCATTCCGATGGTGATCGGCGCCGGCATGACCTCGGCAATCATGAACCCGTGCCGCCCGCAGGAGATGGAAGCCGTCCGCGCCGCCAACGTGCTCAACGGCACCGACCCGAACTGCACTCACTGGATCAAGACCTATCGCGACTACAAGCCGGCTGAAGGCGGCGCTGCACAGGCACCGACGCCTGCGGCTTCGTCAGCGGCTCCCGGCCGTCGCGGCGGCCGCGCGGCTCGTACGGGTGGCGCATCGGCGTAA